The genomic window AATTTATCTATATATAGTCCTTCCACATTTTTTACATCTAAATTTTTATATTTTTCAAAATCAAAAGGTGCATTTATTATTCCACTTTTTATAAATACACCTACAATTTTTCCATTATTCTCAAGGAGTGCTTCTTTTTTTAAATCAGTTATTTTAAAAGGTATAAAAAGGGCGTCAAAAACAAATGAATTTTCTTTTATTTCAATAGAATCATATACATAGGGAGTGTATTTTTTTAATTTAAAAATAAGTTCCTTTCTTACAATAATAGTTGGTTTATAATATTTTATAATTTTTTCAAATAAGGGATTTAACTCAAAGGTAGAATTAATGTCAGTTAAAAAAAAGAAATTTTTAATCTGTTTTTCAGTTTCTACAAAAAAGATTTTTGAAGACAAATTTTCTAAATTATTCCTTCTTTAAAAAAGGTTTTAAAAGGTCAAGAGGTATCGGAAGCACAATTGTTGATGCCTTTTCTGTTGCTATTTCTGTAAGTGTTTGCAAAAATCTGAGCTGAATTGCAACAGGGCTTTCTTCTATTTTTCTTGCAGCATCTATAAGTTTCTGTGCAGCCTGGAATTCTCCTTCAGCAGAGATTATTTTTGCTCTTCTTTCCCTTTCAGCTTCAGCCTGTCTTGCCATTGCTCTCTGCATTTCCTGAGGTAAATCTATATGTTTTACTTCAACCATTGAAACTTTTATTCCCCAAGGATCTGTATGTTCATCAATTATTTGTTGAAGTCTTAAATTTATTTTTTCTCTTTCAGCGAGTAGTTCATCAAGTTCTGCCTGACCACACACACTTCTTAGAGTAGTTTGAGCTAACTGGCTTGTTGCATAAAGGTAATCCTCAACTTCAATTATTGCCTTTGCAGGTTCAACAACCCTGAAATAAACTACTGCATTCACTTTGACAGAGACATTATCCTTTGTTATGACATCCTGAGGGGGGACATCCATGGTAATTGTTCTAAGTGAAACTTTCACCATTTTATCAATCACAGGAATTAAAATTATAAGTCCTGGACCTTTAACAGCATGAAATTTTCCAAGTCTGAAGATAACTCCTCTTTCATATTCCCTTAAGATTCTTATCATTGAAGCAATAAGAAAAAGAACTAAAACTAAAATATAAATGTAAATCATAATTTTCTTTAAATTTTTTAAGAGGGGATAGAACCCATTTTTAAAATTTATTTTATTCTTTCTTTAATGGCTTAACAATAAGTTTTAGCCCATCAAATCCAACAACAACTATTTCCTCATCTTTTAAAATATCCTCTTCTGCTATTGCTTTCCATATCTCACCGTGAATAAATACTAATCCCTCCTTTCCCTTTATTATATTACTTTTAGCTTTACCCTTTTCACCTATCATACCCTCTTTCCCTGTAACAGTTTTTTTCCTCTGAGCTTGAACTGCTTTAAGAATAACGAAGAAGAAAAAGAGGAGTGTTGTTATTATAACAGTAACTATTGCAAATTTTGAAATTTTTAAAAAGGGAATATCAGTTTGAAAAAGTAAAAGAGAACCAAGCAACAAGGATAAAACACCTCCTGCTCCTAAAATTCCGTGGGATTGAACCTTTATTTCAAGTAAAAATAAAATCATTGAAAGAAGAATTAAAAGAACACCAGCATAATTAACAGGTAAGGTCTGAAAGGAATAAAAGGCTAAAATAAGGCATATTGCTCCTATAACACCAGGGAAAATTGCTCCAGGGTGTGTAATTTCAAAAAAAAGTCCATAAAAACCAAGTATTAAAAGTATATAGGCTACAGTTGGGTTGGATATTATCATTAAAATTCTT from candidate division WOR-3 bacterium includes these protein-coding regions:
- a CDS encoding slipin family protein, whose protein sequence is MIYIYILVLVLFLIASMIRILREYERGVIFRLGKFHAVKGPGLIILIPVIDKMVKVSLRTITMDVPPQDVITKDNVSVKVNAVVYFRVVEPAKAIIEVEDYLYATSQLAQTTLRSVCGQAELDELLAEREKINLRLQQIIDEHTDPWGIKVSMVEVKHIDLPQEMQRAMARQAEAERERRAKIISAEGEFQAAQKLIDAARKIEESPVAIQLRFLQTLTEIATEKASTIVLPIPLDLLKPFLKKE